In Hyphomicrobium denitrificans ATCC 51888, the DNA window TGTCGCCGATCATCGGTCTCGTCGCGACGCTGGCGCCGACCATCGGCCCGACCGTCGGCGGCTATCTCAGCGATGCGTTTTCCTGGCACTGGCTGTTTCTCGTCAATGTCGGGCCCGGCATTCTGGTCGCTATCGCCGTGTATTTCCTGGTCGATTTCGACAAGCCGGATCATTCGCTGTTCGGACGCTTCGACTTCGTCGGGCTCGCCGGCATGGCGGTGATGCTCGGCTCGCTCGAGTACGTTCTCGAAGAAGGCCCGCGCTACGACTGGCTCGACGACAGCACCATCGCGACCTTCGCGGTTCTGACGGTTGTCGGCGCGATCGTATTCTTCTGGCGGGCAGCGACTGCGAGGGAACCGATTGTCGAGCTCCGCGCCTTTCGAGACAGGAACTTTGCGTTCGGCTCGGCCTTCAGCTTCACGATGGGCATCGGGCTTTACGGCTTGACCTATCTTTATCCGGTCTATCTCGCGCAGGTGCGCGGCTACGATGCGCTGATGATCGGCGAGACGATGTTCGTCACGGGCGTCGCGATGTTCCTCACCGCGCCGATCAGCGGACGTTTGGCGAGCGTGCTCGATCCGCGCGTGATGATGCTGATCGGATTCACAGGTTTCGCTGCCGGTACCTACTGGACGACGGCCATCACCGCCGACTGGGACTTCTGGGAGCTTTTCATTCCGCAAATCCTGCGTGGCTCGTCGCTGATGTTGTGCATGGTACCGATCAATAATCTGTCACTCGGAACGCTGCCGCCGGAGCAATTGAAGAATGCTTCCGGTTTGTTCAACCTCACCCGCAACCTTGGTGGTGCGGTTGGCCTCGCGGTCATCAACACGCTGCTCAATAAGCGCCTCGATCTGCATCTTGAGCGCCTGCATGAGAACGTTGCGTGGGGCCGGGCGGTGGCGGAAGATCAGCTCAGAAACATGCAGCAGTCCATGTCGCAAGTGATGCCCGATGGCGATCTGACGGCGTTGAAGCAGCTCGCGATGCTCGTGCGCAAGCAGGCCAACGTGCTGTCGTTCGCGGACGTCTTCCTGTTCCTGACAATCCTGTTTGCGACGGCCGGGCTGTTCACGTTGCTGATGCGCAAACCCGCCGCGATCCCCGCAGGCGCTGGCGGTCATTAGCTCTCGCTTGCCGGGACACATCATCGCCAGTCGCACGTAACGCATGACTGGCGATGTTCTCTCTATTCAGTAGACGAGTGTGCCAAACAATCGTGCGTTCGCACCCGGCTGCAGGACTTCATCCTTCTTGAACGACGCGCTGCTGCGAATGTCCTCGTTCAAGAGGTTTTCGCCCTTGAGCCCGATGATAAGCTTCGGCGCGATACCGCCCTCGCCGTTCAACGTCATCGTATAGCTGATCTCGGCGTTGACGAGCGTGTAGCCAGCAGTCGGCGTTTCGTGCGGGGCGATATCGTTCTGATTGAATGCGTAGAGGGATGAAACCTTCGCCTGCCACGCGTCATCACGATAGTAGAGCCCGCCGCCGATCCGGTGCGGCGGCATGCGCGGCACGTACTCGCCGTTCGAGAATTCGGCGTGCACGAAATCGTACTGCGCCGAGACGCCCCAGATGCCGTTCCAGATCTGAGCAACGTCGTATTCGGTCGCCAGCTCGACGCCATAGAACGTCGCGTCCCGTTGATTGAAAATCACCTGATCGAGTTCGCTGCCGGAACCGCACGAGGCAATCGTATCGTCACATTTTGCGCCGGTGAAATCGCGGAAGATGTAGCCATCGAACTTCGCGTAGTAGAAGGATGAATCGAACCGCCAGCGGCCTACGGCTTTGTTGAAACCAAACTCGATTGATTTCGACGTCTCGATGCCGATGTCCGGATTGCCGATCTCGAACGTCTCCGTTGCCTCGTGCGCGCCTTTCGAAAAGAGTTCCTGCGCAACCGGGGCGCGCTCGGCGTAGGTTCCTGTGAGCCGCGCCACGATGCCGTGCGGCAGGTCATAGAGCAATCCGAGGCTGCCGCTGACAGGCGTGAACGATTTGCGCTCGGCGACAAGGCTGTCGGGTAGCGGGTTCATGATATCCGCATACATCGATCCGCTGACGTTATCGTTCTCGACGCGGCCACTGGCCTGTAGCCGGAGCGCAGGCGTCAGGCGCAGTTCCTCGAACAGATAGCCGCCGATGCTATCCGTCGTGTTGGGCTCGAGCAGGTTGTCGCCCTCGAAGCTGATGCCGGCCAGTTGGCGGTTGCTGATCTGAATGCCGGCGGTGCTCGTCAGTGCGCCGAACGCGGTCGCAAAAGGCACGGTTTCGATTTCAGCACGGCCTTCCGTGTATCGGTTCGTGAAGCGCGAGCCGACGGCGTCGCTCCCCTCGTCCGCCTCGAAAACGAGTTCGTTGTGCGCGTAGTTGGTCCAGCCGAACCAGCCGCGCACGGCGGCGATGCCCATTTCCGGCGCGCGCCATTCACCTTTGGCGTTGATCTTGTCCTGGCCCATATCGATGCGCGATTTTTCTTCCGCAGCCTCGATGCCGGGCACTGCGTAAAGACTATCGAAACGCGTGTAGCTGACGCCCAGGAACCCATCGCGGCCGATAAAGGAGCCGCCGATCGACGCGCCGCGGCTGTCGAGAAATGAGTTTTCCTGACGGCCTTCCGGCGTATCGTAATTGTCGGCATGGCGCGCGAAACCGTCGGCGTGGATGGCGAAGCCCTGCGAGCCTGCCGTCGCCTTGAACGCTCCGTCGCGTCCGTTATCGACGGAGCTCAATCCGCCGGTGATTTGTCCGGTGAAGCCGCCGTACGGAATGTAGGTCGGAATTCTCTGGTTTTCGGCGCTGACGACGCCGCCGATCGCCTGCGATCCGTAGCGAATGGTCGAAGGTCCGCGCAACACCGTGACGCTGTCGGCGCTATAGGGATCGACCGGAAAAGCATGATCCTCGCTGATGTCGGAAACGTCGCCTGTCGCGATCCCGTTTTCCTGAATTCGCACGCGGTTGTTGTCGAGCCCGCGGAGAATGGGGCGATTTGCGCCTGGCGCGAACGTGGAACCGGCAATGCCCGGCTGCTGATCCAGCGTGTCGGTGAGCGTTGCGCCGTGCGTCGGAATGATATTGCGGGCATTCGTAACTGTTGTCGCCTGCGTCCCTGTTTGCGCGGTTATGAGCGTTCCGGGTGGCGGTAGAATGGTTGCCGCCGAAACAGCATCGTCGTTTCCGGAGTCAGGTGACGATACCGATTGCGGCGCCACCGGCTTCGATGTTGCGGCTTTCAGTCCTGTCGGGGCATTCCTTTTTGGCTTCCGCGACTTCGGCTTCGATGTGGCGACTTTTTTCGGCGCAACGACGACTACCGACGGCAATTCAGCGCCGACGGTTTGCGAGTTCGATTGCGCCTGCTGGTTCGCAGATGCCGGAGGCGTTGCGGCTTGCGCGTGCGTTTCTTGCGCAAGCGTTGGCGAGATTGGCCCCAACGCCACAGCGGCCACAGTCAGTCCAACATACCTACGCATCATTTCCCCCAATTCCTCGAGAGCGGCCCCCATATGCCGCGATCTAGGTTTCGTATATTATAACATATTATTTATGTCGAGCCGGGCGAGGTCGCGGCGCGCGGACGCGTGACTTTCAAGCGACAGTCGGCCGTGAGAAAGGGCAGCAAACCCTTGGTTTCTTTGCATACGGAGTGCGCGTGCGGGCAACTCTGGCGCCCGAAATAAAGACACAGCTCTGCATCGTCGCGTGGCCGCAATTTCGAGCCAGGCCGTCGCGTAAAAAATCGACGCCGCACATTACTCGCGCGGCGAGACGACGAACAAAGGACCGACCGCGATGAAAGTCTTGCCGCTCAAGCGACGTTCGTTTCGTCTTCACGCCGCCTTGGGCGCGATGCTGATTTCGAGCATCGGAATGCTAAGCACGCCCTGCTCCGCCAAGCACAAAGCGCAGCCCGCCATACCCGGCGATCCGTGCACCAAGATGAGCGGCTACCTGTCGAAGCGCATCAGCGACATGAAGAGCCTGAAGAGCGTGATGGAGAAAGAGCAGTCGGTTCCGGACACGCTCTCGGGCGTCTTCGATCTGATGCAAGGCAAGCCCTATATCGACCAGCCTAAGACGCAAAAGCTCGCGGAGATGCGGCGCGAGGCCAACAGCATCAATGATGCGATGCGTGTCTCCGGCTGCACCGTCGTCGATATCGATGCGGAACTCGCCAAAGCTTCGACTCCGGTTCTTCCGACACCGGATCGCAAGGGCAAGATCGACGCGTCCGGTCTGGAACCAAGTATCCCGCTTCGCTCCGCGCATTAACTATTTGTTTACCCGAAGCACCTTGAATTCCCCGGAGCTGTCTCTTGCACCGGGCTGACCACCGTGACCTTTCCTCGAATTCTGGTCGTGACTGGGGTGTTCGCTGCGACGGCGTCCGTCATTCCGGGCGATCTCGCGGCTCAGAGCCTTACGATCGACGAAACCGTCGCCGTTCAAACGACATGGATGAGCGGCTACATGGGCCTTGGCGGCGGGCTGGCGCGCGCGATGCCGAAGCCGTCAGAGAAGAAGCCTTCCGATAAGAAGATCGCCTCGGCCGCGCCGGAGCGCCGGGTTGTACGTCGGCCGGCTCCGCAAATCGTGCGCCGTGCCGTTCCGTCGAAGGCGCCGATCGCGCTCATCGCGGAAACGCTCGATCACACGGGCGAGAATATCGCGACCCTCGGATCGCAGACCGAGCAACGCTAATCGCTTTGCTCCGCAACGCGCTGACGCTTGCGAGCGGCGGCGCCGCGCCGGTGATTTTCGCGCGCGACCCAGACCAACGACAGAAGCGCGATGCTGCGGCCTAGGCCAAACAGCGGAAGGCGTCGCGGCGCTCTTTGCCGTATGACAACCGCGTTCACGCGCGACGCTCGCGCGCACAATCGCGCGTCAGCTTTCCTGAAGCCGATTCAGCGCTGAGCCCCGCGCGCTCGTTCGACAACCAGGTTCACGAACTCAACGAAACAAGAGTCGTCTGACCGAAATGTAATCGCGGCGGTATTTCTTCCGCCGTTCCGCACCCTACATAACAATCGCCGTGCGGATTCGGCGTGGCGCACAACGGCGAAGGAGCCCCTGTCATGGATTCTCAGGAGCAACATCTCATCGAGGATTTGTTTGCTCGCTTGCGAAGCGCAAGCGGCGGGCCGAAGGATCGGGATGCGGAACAGCTCATTCGAGATATTCTGTCTCGCTTTCCAGACGCTCCCTATTATCTGACGCAAAGCGTGCTCGTGCAGCAGCAGGCGCTGGATCGCGCCGAAGCGCGGATCAAGGAGCTTGAGGCCGCGGGCGAAGATCGCAGCGCCAGTGCGTCGCGCGGTTCATCCAGTTTTCTCGGCGGCTCATCGGTGCCGCAGACAGGCGCGCAGACCAGCTACCAGACCGGCCGCCGGTATGCGGATGCCGAAACATCTCCCGACCCTGCGCGAGCCACTGAAAGCCCGTGGGCGTCGCAACCGTCGCGCACCGGCAGCTTTCTCGGCACTGCGCTTTCGACAGCGACCGGCGTTGCCGGCGGCATGTTCATCGCGGACAGCATTCGCAATCTTTTCGGTGGCGGCAGTTCGGCATCGGCCAGCGAAACCCAGGCCAAGCTTGATCGCGCTCAGGACGATGCGCAGGACGCGCAAGACGACGCCGATAAAGCGCGGAAAGACCTCGCTGCCGACGATGCTGCGCTCGACGACATGCAGGACGAGCAGGATGACGACTGGTCGGACGACGACGGCAGCATGGACGTTTAATGTTCAGCGTGCGCGATAGCCCGCTGGCCGCCCCCCAGCGGGCTATTTGCGTCGTGTCAGCTAGCCGTCACACCGTCGGAACTCCAAGCTTGAGCTGCGCGCTTAACACGAGACGCGACTGGTGCGCGTCACGTGACGAGCGACAGCTGGAGAGTTCCGAGAATGGGCAACGAACACGATCCCCCGACCAATCCTTTTCCGACGCAAGAGCCTGGACAGTTACCGCCCTTGCCGCCGGAACCCACGGAGCCGCCGCAGCCGGCACCCATTCCAATCGACGATCCCCACAAGCCGGACGCTGAGCCGCTGCAAAAGTAGTCAGCTCCGCAGAGCGTGTTCGCAATGTGAATAGCTCATGAACGTGCGCCGCTTTTGATCAGCGTAACAACAATTGAAGGAACAGCCAGAAGCGTTTCCCGGTTTCCCTCCCCGACTGCGGGTTAGTGGAATCTCACAAGGAGACGAAAATGCTGAAGTCCTCAATTGCAATTGCCGCGTTGATGATCGGCGCGCCAATGGCGTTTGCGCAGGGCGCGCCGAACGCCGACAAAGGCGGCGCAGGCGCGGGTATGTCAGATAGATCCTCGCATGAGCGTATGGGCGGAGCGTCCGGCGCA includes these proteins:
- a CDS encoding TonB-dependent receptor, producing the protein MGAALEELGEMMRRYVGLTVAAVALGPISPTLAQETHAQAATPPASANQQAQSNSQTVGAELPSVVVVAPKKVATSKPKSRKPKRNAPTGLKAATSKPVAPQSVSSPDSGNDDAVSAATILPPPGTLITAQTGTQATTVTNARNIIPTHGATLTDTLDQQPGIAGSTFAPGANRPILRGLDNNRVRIQENGIATGDVSDISEDHAFPVDPYSADSVTVLRGPSTIRYGSQAIGGVVSAENQRIPTYIPYGGFTGQITGGLSSVDNGRDGAFKATAGSQGFAIHADGFARHADNYDTPEGRQENSFLDSRGASIGGSFIGRDGFLGVSYTRFDSLYAVPGIEAAEEKSRIDMGQDKINAKGEWRAPEMGIAAVRGWFGWTNYAHNELVFEADEGSDAVGSRFTNRYTEGRAEIETVPFATAFGALTSTAGIQISNRQLAGISFEGDNLLEPNTTDSIGGYLFEELRLTPALRLQASGRVENDNVSGSMYADIMNPLPDSLVAERKSFTPVSGSLGLLYDLPHGIVARLTGTYAERAPVAQELFSKGAHEATETFEIGNPDIGIETSKSIEFGFNKAVGRWRFDSSFYYAKFDGYIFRDFTGAKCDDTIASCGSGSELDQVIFNQRDATFYGVELATEYDVAQIWNGIWGVSAQYDFVHAEFSNGEYVPRMPPHRIGGGLYYRDDAWQAKVSSLYAFNQNDIAPHETPTAGYTLVNAEISYTMTLNGEGGIAPKLIIGLKGENLLNEDIRSSASFKKDEVLQPGANARLFGTLVY
- a CDS encoding DHA2 family efflux MFS transporter permease subunit encodes the protein MSRSDTPRTNPASDVPPGTLEWIGVTPRQLAGFMAMVFGMFMAILDIQIVSASLSEIQAGLSASSDEIPWVQTAYLIAEVVMIPLSGFLARALSTRVLFLSAAIGFTAASALCATATTIDQMIVYRALQGFIGGGMIPSVFAVAFSLFPPSKRNIVSPIIGLVATLAPTIGPTVGGYLSDAFSWHWLFLVNVGPGILVAIAVYFLVDFDKPDHSLFGRFDFVGLAGMAVMLGSLEYVLEEGPRYDWLDDSTIATFAVLTVVGAIVFFWRAATAREPIVELRAFRDRNFAFGSAFSFTMGIGLYGLTYLYPVYLAQVRGYDALMIGETMFVTGVAMFLTAPISGRLASVLDPRVMMLIGFTGFAAGTYWTTAITADWDFWELFIPQILRGSSLMLCMVPINNLSLGTLPPEQLKNASGLFNLTRNLGGAVGLAVINTLLNKRLDLHLERLHENVAWGRAVAEDQLRNMQQSMSQVMPDGDLTALKQLAMLVRKQANVLSFADVFLFLTILFATAGLFTLLMRKPAAIPAGAGGH
- a CDS encoding DUF2076 domain-containing protein; the protein is MDSQEQHLIEDLFARLRSASGGPKDRDAEQLIRDILSRFPDAPYYLTQSVLVQQQALDRAEARIKELEAAGEDRSASASRGSSSFLGGSSVPQTGAQTSYQTGRRYADAETSPDPARATESPWASQPSRTGSFLGTALSTATGVAGGMFIADSIRNLFGGGSSASASETQAKLDRAQDDAQDAQDDADKARKDLAADDAALDDMQDEQDDDWSDDDGSMDV